A window of Ignisphaera sp. contains these coding sequences:
- a CDS encoding transcription factor S, whose protein sequence is MMFCPKCGSIMNLDTRKRIWRCSKCGYELVQGGASKQHTYSRVIKHVEKEKTVVVENEKSSAPPTAVLIKNEVRCPKCEYNEIYAWQIQTRAADEPPTTFYKCAKCGYTWREY, encoded by the coding sequence ATGATGTTCTGTCCTAAATGTGGATCTATAATGAATCTAGATACAAGGAAACGTATATGGAGATGCAGCAAATGTGGTTACGAACTTGTACAAGGAGGTGCTAGTAAACAACATACATATTCGAGAGTAATAAAGCATGTCGAGAAGGAGAAAACAGTTGTTGTAGAAAATGAAAAATCTTCTGCACCACCAACAGCTGTATTAATAAAGAATGAAGTTAGATGCCCTAAATGTGAATACAACGAAATTTATGCATGGCAGATCCAGACAAGAGCTGCTGATGAACCGCCAACAACTTTCTATAAATGTGCTAAATGTGGATACACTTGGAGAGAATACTGA
- a CDS encoding signal recognition particle protein Srp54, whose protein sequence is MSFLESIKNLVINFLKGREPYHVAVENFVKELQKTLLRADVNVKLVIELTNRIKERALRETPPAYVSKQEWFIKIVYDELSSLFGGDTKPSVFPVKTPYILMMVGVQGSGKTTTAAKLAYFYKRYGYKPCLICADVYRPAAYDQLLQLSKTIDVHFCGDQTSNNPIHIVVKCRDICMSSGSNIIIVDTAGRHGYGEEEHLLREMQEIAKTINPDEIALVIDATIGQKAYDLALRFHQATPIGSIIVTKLDGTAKGGGALSAVAATKAVIKFVGTGEKTPELEVFEPRRFVGRILGLGDLPTLIDKLKSVEEHKEIEQRVSKAIALGKLTLVDVYLQIKTVRKLGPLSKVLQLIPGFSMLPIDDKQLKISEEKMEKWLAIMDSMTYEELKNPKIIDKSRIIRIARGSGTTVEDVKELLKYYEMVNSMIKNMKRRTGIFKKMGIDLSKLQIEGIEDTG, encoded by the coding sequence ATGTCGTTTCTAGAATCAATTAAGAATCTTGTTATAAATTTTTTAAAGGGTAGAGAACCTTACCATGTAGCTGTAGAAAACTTTGTTAAAGAGCTTCAAAAAACATTACTGAGAGCCGATGTAAATGTTAAACTCGTTATAGAGCTCACCAACAGGATAAAGGAGAGAGCATTAAGAGAGACTCCCCCAGCCTACGTCTCTAAGCAAGAATGGTTCATCAAGATAGTTTATGATGAACTTTCATCCCTTTTTGGAGGAGACACAAAACCTAGCGTTTTCCCGGTAAAGACCCCCTATATACTGATGATGGTTGGAGTTCAAGGCTCAGGCAAAACCACTACAGCAGCTAAACTAGCCTACTTCTATAAAAGATATGGATACAAGCCATGCCTAATATGTGCTGATGTATATAGACCTGCTGCTTATGATCAGCTTCTACAACTAAGTAAGACAATTGATGTTCATTTTTGTGGAGATCAAACCAGCAACAACCCTATACACATTGTAGTTAAGTGTAGAGATATCTGTATGTCGAGCGGTAGCAACATAATAATCGTGGACACCGCAGGTAGACATGGATACGGTGAAGAAGAGCATCTTTTGAGAGAAATGCAGGAAATAGCAAAAACCATAAATCCAGACGAAATAGCTTTAGTAATTGATGCAACAATAGGACAAAAAGCATACGATCTTGCTCTGCGTTTTCATCAAGCTACACCAATAGGATCCATAATTGTTACAAAACTAGATGGTACAGCAAAAGGTGGTGGAGCTCTATCTGCAGTAGCAGCAACTAAAGCGGTAATAAAGTTCGTAGGAACTGGAGAGAAGACACCAGAGCTCGAGGTTTTTGAGCCTAGGAGATTTGTTGGTAGGATTCTTGGTTTAGGCGATCTACCTACACTTATAGATAAGCTGAAATCTGTTGAGGAGCATAAGGAGATTGAGCAGAGAGTATCAAAAGCTATAGCTTTAGGGAAACTCACGCTAGTAGATGTTTATCTTCAGATAAAGACCGTAAGAAAGTTGGGTCCTTTGTCCAAAGTTTTACAACTTATACCAGGGTTCTCGATGCTTCCCATAGATGATAAACAGCTCAAGATAAGTGAAGAAAAGATGGAGAAGTGGCTTGCGATAATGGATTCTATGACTTACGAAGAGCTCAAGAATCCCAAGATAATAGATAAATCAAGAATTATTCGTATAGCTAGAGGATCTGGTACAACAGTTGAAGATGTTAAAGAGTTGCTGAAGTACTATGAAATGGTGAACAGCATGATTAAGAACATGAAAAGGAGAACAGGGATCTTTAAGAAGATGGGTATAGATTTATCGAAACTCCAGATAGAGGGTATTGAGGATACGGGTTGA
- a CDS encoding NAD+ synthase, with protein sequence MPQLTLKHVVDIDYITVEHSISRFLVNYLEVSRGSGYVVGVSGGIDSATALALAVRSVGPEKVFALILPDIDTTPRDDVEDAIELVERFGVEYHIIEISRAIQIFKELIPLYSNDIADRLPLGNLRARLRMCILYYYANKLNHLVLGTGDRSEYLIGYFTKYGDGAADIAPLTILYKSQVRHFAQHLGIPNKIIKKPSAPRLWPNHLAEEELGIKYEDIDLVLTAYIDLGIPENKISEITNICREEVDKILKLYRSSHHKRQGAIMPDTKILDIIQKKIHENFYNQVQE encoded by the coding sequence ATGCCCCAACTCACATTAAAGCATGTAGTGGATATAGATTACATAACTGTTGAACACTCTATTTCAAGATTCTTGGTGAACTATCTAGAGGTATCTAGAGGAAGTGGTTATGTAGTTGGGGTTAGCGGAGGCATAGATTCTGCTACAGCACTAGCTCTTGCTGTAAGAAGTGTAGGGCCAGAGAAAGTGTTTGCATTAATACTACCAGACATTGATACCACTCCTAGAGATGACGTGGAGGACGCTATAGAACTTGTAGAGAGGTTTGGTGTAGAATACCACATAATAGAGATATCAAGAGCCATACAAATATTCAAAGAATTGATACCTCTCTACAGTAACGATATAGCTGATAGACTTCCTCTAGGAAATCTGAGAGCTAGATTAAGAATGTGCATCCTCTACTACTACGCAAATAAACTCAATCACCTAGTCCTAGGAACAGGAGATAGAAGCGAATACCTTATAGGATACTTCACGAAATACGGTGATGGTGCAGCAGATATAGCACCACTAACAATACTCTACAAATCACAAGTGAGACACTTTGCTCAACATCTAGGTATACCAAACAAAATAATCAAGAAACCTAGTGCACCAAGACTCTGGCCAAACCATTTAGCAGAAGAAGAACTAGGAATAAAATACGAAGACATTGACCTAGTACTTACAGCATACATAGACCTAGGGATACCAGAAAACAAGATATCAGAGATAACGAACATCTGTAGAGAAGAAGTAGACAAGATACTGAAACTATATAGATCTAGTCATCACAAAAGGCAAGGAGCAATCATGCCAGACACAAAAATACTCGATATAATACAGAAAAAAATTCATGAAAACTTCTATAATCAAGTTCAAGAATAA
- a CDS encoding FeoA family protein has protein sequence MAIVSLDKVTPGSCVKVIEVYVDLHLKSRLISMGIYRGAIVKVLGVFQGHVVISLDSGLGRRIALSYGIARKILVSSDSAVLG, from the coding sequence TTGGCTATAGTATCGCTAGACAAGGTAACACCAGGTTCCTGTGTAAAAGTTATTGAGGTATATGTGGATCTGCATTTAAAGAGTAGATTAATTAGTATGGGTATATATAGAGGAGCTATTGTAAAGGTTCTCGGTGTTTTTCAAGGACATGTAGTAATATCTTTGGATTCAGGTCTCGGTAGAAGAATAGCTCTATCTTACGGTATAGCAAGAAAAATTCTTGTAAGCAGTGACTCAGCTGTTCTGGGCTAA
- a CDS encoding PAC2 family protein — translation MRKSYKLKLLKNEFKGDKTYLVTGFQGFGAVGFLAPRYIVSKLNMDFIGYIEPPSIPDFTSIEDYGFSMPHEIFYRHLDNGYSIVVLLNRVNPERKYMSSFINEFLALLKKIQMTEVVLFGGLDARFREGEEEYRWLKTSSSKRELSAPYFIKGTYIVGPLASILISLQQNNIPAIAILPYTQPETIDHKAAAIAVKILSSIISTEIDVGELLSYAEKVEEIEKMIQELYDQQIRKKESLMHT, via the coding sequence ATGAGAAAGAGTTATAAGCTTAAGCTACTTAAAAATGAATTCAAAGGTGATAAAACGTACCTCGTTACAGGATTCCAAGGATTTGGAGCAGTAGGGTTCTTAGCCCCTAGATACATTGTGTCTAAACTCAATATGGATTTTATAGGCTATATAGAGCCTCCTAGCATACCCGACTTTACATCAATCGAAGATTATGGATTCAGCATGCCTCACGAAATATTCTATAGACATCTAGACAATGGATATAGCATCGTAGTGTTACTCAATAGAGTAAACCCAGAAAGAAAATACATGTCCAGCTTCATTAACGAATTTCTAGCTCTCCTAAAGAAGATTCAGATGACAGAGGTTGTGTTGTTCGGTGGACTTGATGCACGTTTTAGAGAAGGTGAAGAAGAGTACAGATGGCTTAAAACATCATCAAGTAAGAGAGAACTTAGCGCACCTTACTTCATAAAAGGCACCTACATAGTAGGTCCTCTAGCCTCAATCCTTATATCTCTTCAACAAAACAATATTCCAGCAATAGCTATTCTACCATACACTCAGCCAGAAACAATAGACCATAAGGCTGCCGCAATAGCTGTAAAAATACTGTCATCAATTATTAGCACAGAAATTGATGTAGGTGAGCTACTCAGTTATGCAGAAAAGGTTGAAGAGATAGAGAAAATGATTCAAGAACTCTACGATCAACAGATCAGGAAGAAGGAAAGTTTAATGCATACATAA
- the glnA gene encoding type I glutamate--ammonia ligase, with the protein MKSIDEVLKQIEEDNVNWILLQFTDLLGSLRQVTVSRFVNALVGRFDGSSVKGFANIEESDLSLKPDFSTYALIPWNNGTARLICDVYLTSTRLSKDPRYVAQKVDNILLDQGTKAFVSAELEFFIFDKVRVKIDTWRQYYEIWSNEGYWSSEAPFNHTKDGYYSHYPRDRFEDLKIEIGNTLNNYFGLKVEVLHHEVAAASQHEINFRGGSATYLGDAIQTAKFVIKSLAHKRGFIATFMPKPIYGDNGSGMHIHVSIWRNNVNLFYDPNDEYAGLSQFARYFIGGLIEHGRALSAIVSPTVNSYKRLVPGYEAPVYLVWGKANRSAAIRIPAYNNFDNSTIRIEYRPPDSSSNPYLASAAIILAGLDGVKKKIDPGSPTDENVYKMSRERRRSLGIKELPRSLDEALDELECDNEWLKPAFSTELIETYIELKREEARKIMSYPTPIEIFSYISV; encoded by the coding sequence TTGAAAAGCATCGATGAAGTGTTAAAACAAATTGAAGAAGATAACGTAAACTGGATACTGTTACAGTTCACAGATCTTCTCGGCTCGTTAAGGCAGGTTACAGTATCTAGATTTGTTAACGCTCTTGTTGGTAGATTCGATGGTAGTAGTGTTAAAGGGTTTGCTAATATCGAGGAAAGCGATTTAAGTCTTAAACCTGATTTCTCGACGTATGCTCTAATTCCATGGAATAATGGTACAGCCAGACTGATATGTGATGTGTATCTTACTTCAACACGTCTTTCAAAAGATCCGAGATATGTTGCCCAAAAAGTTGATAATATACTACTTGATCAAGGAACTAAGGCATTTGTATCAGCAGAACTAGAGTTCTTTATATTCGATAAAGTTCGTGTGAAAATAGACACATGGAGACAGTACTACGAGATCTGGAGTAACGAGGGTTACTGGAGTTCTGAAGCACCATTTAATCACACTAAAGATGGTTACTACTCGCATTATCCTAGGGATAGATTTGAGGATCTAAAGATCGAGATAGGGAATACCTTAAACAACTATTTTGGGTTAAAGGTAGAGGTTCTGCATCACGAAGTTGCTGCAGCATCTCAGCATGAGATAAACTTTAGGGGAGGATCTGCAACATATCTGGGTGACGCTATTCAAACAGCTAAATTTGTTATCAAATCTCTAGCACATAAAAGAGGCTTTATAGCAACGTTTATGCCTAAACCTATCTATGGTGATAATGGTTCTGGAATGCATATCCATGTAAGTATATGGAGAAATAATGTCAATCTATTCTATGATCCAAATGATGAATACGCTGGCTTAAGTCAATTCGCTAGATACTTTATAGGTGGCTTAATAGAGCATGGAAGAGCTCTTTCAGCTATAGTAAGTCCTACAGTAAACAGCTATAAAAGGTTGGTACCAGGTTATGAAGCACCCGTGTATCTTGTATGGGGAAAAGCCAACAGAAGTGCTGCAATAAGAATACCAGCGTACAATAACTTTGATAATAGTACGATAAGGATAGAATACAGGCCACCAGATTCAAGCTCTAATCCATATCTAGCTTCTGCAGCAATAATTCTTGCAGGACTTGATGGTGTTAAAAAGAAGATAGATCCGGGAAGCCCTACGGACGAGAATGTATATAAAATGAGTAGAGAAAGAAGACGATCGTTAGGAATAAAAGAGCTTCCAAGATCATTAGATGAAGCATTAGATGAGCTGGAGTGTGATAATGAATGGCTTAAACCTGCATTCTCTACAGAACTTATAGAGACATATATAGAGCTTAAACGTGAGGAGGCTAGAAAAATCATGTCTTATCCAACACCTATAGAGATATTCAGCTATATAAGCGTCTAG
- a CDS encoding methyltransferase codes for MEEESVSTCARGYRYIGYFIEENMFREERIDEVVLMVTERVYKPSHDSYILASTLYEVLNNNELRRNLVLLEIGSGTGYISIRLCMSIYSNPTKYVIAIDIDPYAIYSSWLSTKINGMDMYIDVVQCDSASCIRSNSIDIVYFNPPYLPVCDDIPEAIAWNGGKNGTEIWREFFNNSLRMCRDRCRIVFLFSSLQNLEEVLEHIQICEYIELHQCQSFFYETLCSMVVECRQ; via the coding sequence ATGGAGGAAGAGAGTGTTTCAACTTGCGCCAGAGGATATAGATATATTGGCTACTTTATTGAAGAGAACATGTTTAGAGAAGAAAGAATAGACGAAGTAGTGTTAATGGTTACAGAGAGAGTGTACAAACCTTCGCATGATAGTTATATTCTAGCTTCAACACTCTATGAAGTTCTAAACAACAATGAATTGCGTAGAAATCTGGTTCTCCTTGAAATTGGAAGTGGAACAGGATATATATCGATACGTTTATGTATGTCTATATACAGCAATCCCACGAAATACGTAATAGCAATAGATATTGATCCCTATGCTATTTACAGTTCATGGCTTTCCACAAAAATCAATGGAATGGATATGTACATCGATGTAGTGCAATGTGATAGTGCTTCCTGTATACGTAGCAACTCTATCGATATAGTGTATTTCAATCCTCCCTATCTCCCGGTATGTGATGATATTCCTGAAGCTATTGCATGGAATGGAGGTAAGAATGGTACAGAAATATGGAGGGAATTCTTCAACAATTCTCTAAGAATGTGTAGAGATAGATGTCGAATAGTATTCCTATTTTCATCTCTTCAGAATCTAGAAGAAGTACTAGAACATATACAAATATGTGAATATATTGAGTTACATCAATGTCAAAGCTTTTTCTATGAAACTCTATGCAGTATGGTGGTAGAATGTCGTCAGTAA
- a CDS encoding TrmH family RNA methyltransferase, with product MSSVIVKVVVVGIEGEANLGFIARLCRNFDVDELALVNPLINPWSEEVRRYAANGVVFIDSGKMKIYSSLDDALRDVGLAACTSAVINTDSSDILRKAIELEDFISTVPSYRSIAIVFGRESVGLTREEISKCHLLVHIAANPEYPVLNLSHAIGIVLYRLYKTLNKTSLLNYVDKVDERQLEILERYIDELAYATARDERHRQLFALTFKRLVRKSIASNQEAGLLITFIRRIARKLKLEENNNSTELNGVKICP from the coding sequence ATGTCGTCAGTAATAGTCAAGGTTGTTGTTGTTGGTATAGAGGGTGAAGCAAATCTAGGGTTTATTGCTAGACTATGCAGAAATTTTGATGTAGATGAACTTGCCCTAGTGAACCCCTTAATCAATCCTTGGTCAGAAGAGGTTCGAAGATATGCTGCAAATGGTGTTGTATTCATCGATAGCGGTAAAATGAAGATCTATAGCTCTCTAGATGATGCTCTTAGAGATGTTGGGTTAGCCGCATGTACATCGGCTGTTATCAATACGGATTCCAGTGATATTCTTAGAAAAGCAATAGAATTAGAGGACTTCATATCCACAGTCCCTAGCTACAGAAGTATAGCCATAGTATTTGGTAGAGAAAGTGTTGGTCTCACAAGAGAAGAGATATCGAAATGTCATCTCCTTGTTCATATAGCTGCAAACCCTGAGTATCCTGTTCTAAACCTTAGTCATGCCATTGGAATAGTTCTCTACAGATTATATAAGACATTAAATAAAACAAGCCTTCTTAACTATGTCGATAAAGTTGATGAAAGACAGTTAGAGATCTTAGAACGATACATAGATGAATTAGCTTATGCTACTGCAAGAGATGAAAGACACAGACAGTTATTTGCATTAACTTTCAAAAGACTTGTGAGAAAATCTATTGCATCAAATCAAGAAGCAGGACTTTTAATAACATTTATAAGGAGGATCGCTAGAAAGCTTAAGTTAGAAGAAAACAACAACAGTACTGAACTTAATGGTGTAAAGATATGCCCTTAA
- a CDS encoding translation initiation factor IF-5A: protein MSIEYGELGDLKNGSYVVIDGEPCRVVEVSRAKTGKHGSAKVHLVAIGLFTGSRKTLVGPADQRVEIPIIDKRYGQVIAVLGDKVQLMDLENYETFEVDLPTDDEVRSKLGPGVEVEYWSVLGRRFIYRIR, encoded by the coding sequence ATGTCTATAGAATATGGTGAGCTAGGGGATCTTAAGAATGGTAGTTACGTAGTTATAGATGGTGAGCCCTGCAGAGTTGTAGAGGTCTCCAGAGCTAAAACAGGTAAACATGGTAGTGCTAAAGTACATTTAGTGGCCATAGGTTTGTTCACCGGTTCTAGAAAAACATTGGTAGGTCCTGCTGACCAGAGAGTTGAGATACCCATAATCGATAAAAGGTATGGTCAGGTTATAGCTGTACTAGGCGATAAGGTACAGTTAATGGATCTAGAAAACTATGAGACCTTCGAAGTAGATCTACCAACAGATGATGAAGTAAGATCTAAGTTAGGACCAGGCGTAGAGGTAGAATACTGGTCTGTACTCGGTAGAAGGTTTATATATAGGATTAGGTAG
- the rsmA gene encoding 16S rRNA (adenine(1518)-N(6)/adenine(1519)-N(6))-dimethyltransferase RsmA, with product MDPLSLSKNELIKWIKHTLKYYGIKLKKKLSQVMLVDPKSYRKIFDTVASVNDARNNVVTEIGSGFGTLTASLARASNLYIIGIELDKRFAPILREVQESFINVDIVISDARLLLQSIRSIDMVVGNLPYHITSDLLTVIGKIDVRYALVTVQKDVADRLIAQPGTKNYGKISLFTQYLFDVELIEILPPNLFVPPPEVFSAIVLLKRKRTYKEYSYAESLVKCLFSFKRKNLLKSLKRCLKKNNICSTELSEKIWRKRVFQLAPEDIDILATLLKRTCLEKKE from the coding sequence ATGGATCCTCTAAGTCTTTCAAAAAACGAGTTAATTAAATGGATTAAACATACTTTGAAATACTACGGCATCAAACTTAAGAAGAAACTTAGTCAAGTTATGCTTGTAGATCCTAAATCATATAGAAAGATCTTTGATACTGTTGCTAGTGTAAATGATGCACGAAACAATGTAGTTACAGAAATAGGTTCAGGATTCGGGACATTAACAGCATCTCTAGCAAGAGCATCAAATCTTTACATAATCGGTATAGAACTTGACAAAAGATTTGCTCCTATATTAAGGGAGGTGCAGGAGTCCTTTATTAATGTGGATATAGTTATTAGCGATGCGAGACTCCTTCTCCAGTCGATCAGATCTATAGACATGGTTGTTGGAAATCTTCCATACCATATAACATCAGATCTATTAACGGTAATAGGCAAAATCGATGTACGATACGCTTTAGTAACCGTTCAAAAAGATGTTGCTGATAGATTGATAGCTCAACCAGGTACGAAAAATTATGGCAAAATATCGCTATTTACCCAATACCTATTTGATGTAGAGTTGATAGAGATACTACCACCTAATCTATTTGTTCCACCACCAGAGGTTTTTTCAGCTATAGTTCTACTGAAACGTAAAAGAACGTACAAGGAGTACAGCTATGCAGAATCTTTAGTGAAGTGCTTGTTTAGTTTTAAAAGAAAGAATCTATTGAAATCTTTAAAAAGGTGTCTGAAGAAGAACAATATATGTAGCACGGAATTGAGCGAGAAGATATGGAGGAAGAGAGTGTTTCAACTTGCGCCAGAGGATATAGATATATTGGCTACTTTATTGAAGAGAACATGTTTAGAGAAGAAAGAATAG
- a CDS encoding DUF655 domain-containing protein has product MRFKGKFRRSGIADEYAIVLDYMPMGNPYDKHTFHRSTPVAQGIGSKYFTLVEIVPPRGRNLAIGERIPISLYPRGYEIKVFDRLAYEDLTSVARANLNKVVQDIVLEKEKVFVEFFNIAEAINIRLHSLELLPGIGKKTLTSILEERRKKSFENLEDLKKRVKISDPAKIIVERIILEIRRSEKYYLFVEPFPPLPDHVFLNYLQLLYERVDYVEPW; this is encoded by the coding sequence ATGAGATTCAAAGGGAAATTTAGAAGGTCTGGTATAGCTGACGAATATGCTATTGTATTAGACTACATGCCTATGGGCAATCCTTACGATAAACACACCTTTCATAGATCTACACCAGTAGCTCAAGGCATAGGCTCAAAGTATTTCACACTAGTTGAGATTGTTCCACCCAGAGGTAGAAACCTAGCAATAGGTGAGCGAATTCCCATATCTCTATATCCTAGAGGATACGAGATCAAAGTTTTTGATAGACTTGCTTATGAAGATCTTACCTCTGTCGCTCGTGCGAATTTAAACAAAGTTGTTCAAGATATAGTCCTGGAGAAAGAGAAGGTATTTGTCGAATTCTTCAATATTGCGGAGGCCATAAACATAAGGTTACATAGTCTGGAGCTTCTACCCGGTATAGGAAAGAAGACCCTTACATCAATTCTTGAGGAAAGAAGAAAGAAAAGTTTTGAGAATCTTGAAGACCTAAAGAAGCGGGTAAAGATAAGTGATCCAGCGAAAATTATTGTAGAGAGAATTATTCTAGAAATTCGACGTAGTGAAAAATATTATCTATTTGTTGAACCTTTTCCTCCATTACCTGATCATGTCTTCCTGAACTATTTGCAACTACTATATGAAAGAGTAGACTATGTTGAACCATGGTAA
- a CDS encoding tRNA pseudouridine(54/55) synthase Pus10: MNKDMNILDKAIEILKKYPLCDRCLGRLFGYLGKELSNLDRGKALKLLIVLDLHRRLQENEIDLDTARNIILNTQKADVLKNLNLGSHEDGLRYCYICGNKIEEWINTFSEKIASAIVSLNVPSFIVGVSSIDEASDRESEIAKEFDLKYWEHIKRELKREIGKKVRSLVGTRIDFEDPGATFIVNIESGSVEISYSSLLVYGRYWKFGRMISQNRWIDRGEGRKYDLSIEDVVIYTKNILRANDYAIHIAGREDVDVRTLGSGRPIVIEFKTINRDVSIEEVERILNSYTPWLSFRLMMRVNREFVSRMKSSAKSSRKIYRAIVYTEIPTSEENMRFLDSFFKDRVIEQRTPTRVLRRRKDVVRRRKVYRVKSVHLAPHLFEALIECDGGLYVKELVTGDNGRSTPSFSEVLGCRTECVMLDVLYVHEYI; the protein is encoded by the coding sequence TTGAATAAAGATATGAATATCCTGGATAAAGCTATCGAAATTCTTAAGAAATACCCTCTATGCGATAGGTGTTTAGGAAGGCTTTTCGGTTACCTAGGTAAAGAACTCTCTAACCTAGATAGAGGGAAAGCCCTAAAATTACTCATAGTGCTTGATCTACATAGGAGACTGCAGGAAAATGAAATAGATCTAGATACTGCTAGAAATATAATCCTAAATACTCAAAAAGCTGATGTGCTGAAAAATCTGAACCTAGGTAGTCATGAAGATGGTCTACGGTATTGCTATATATGTGGTAATAAAATTGAGGAATGGATAAACACCTTCTCCGAAAAAATAGCTTCAGCTATTGTGTCACTAAACGTTCCTTCCTTTATTGTAGGTGTATCCTCGATTGACGAAGCTTCGGATAGAGAGAGCGAGATAGCTAAAGAATTCGACCTAAAATATTGGGAACACATCAAAAGAGAACTGAAGAGAGAAATAGGCAAAAAGGTAAGGTCGTTAGTAGGAACAAGAATAGATTTTGAGGATCCGGGAGCAACATTTATAGTCAATATAGAGAGCGGTAGTGTAGAGATAAGCTATTCGTCATTACTTGTATATGGTCGTTACTGGAAGTTTGGTAGAATGATCTCACAGAACAGGTGGATAGATAGAGGGGAAGGAAGAAAGTACGACCTATCTATTGAAGATGTTGTTATCTACACAAAAAACATATTGAGAGCCAATGACTACGCCATACATATCGCAGGTCGTGAAGATGTTGATGTGAGAACCCTCGGTAGCGGAAGACCTATAGTGATAGAGTTCAAGACCATCAATAGGGATGTATCAATTGAGGAAGTGGAGAGAATACTAAACAGTTATACACCTTGGCTTAGCTTCAGATTAATGATGAGGGTTAACAGAGAATTTGTATCGAGAATGAAGAGTAGTGCTAAGTCTTCTAGGAAAATCTATAGAGCGATAGTGTACACAGAGATACCTACTTCCGAAGAAAACATGCGCTTTCTTGACTCGTTTTTCAAAGATAGAGTTATCGAGCAGAGAACACCCACAAGGGTTCTAAGACGTAGGAAAGATGTTGTTAGAAGAAGAAAAGTTTATCGTGTAAAGTCAGTACATCTAGCTCCACACCTCTTTGAGGCATTAATCGAGTGTGATGGTGGCCTTTACGTGAAGGAACTTGTAACTGGAGACAATGGTAGATCTACTCCAAGTTTCTCAGAAGTTTTGGGTTGTAGAACAGAGTGTGTGATGCTTGATGTTCTTTATGTTCATGAGTACATTTAA
- a CDS encoding winged helix-turn-helix transcriptional regulator → MGMSSKRLLKLLSNVGTELSFNDLLTMSGLSPSTLRKYIKELVEMGYIVEKNGRYVISEKAKLVLEGEKLGHKIVSRDAAYLFTDEKGLPLPLMIDSVEKLYIAVKYGFVSPEIVVEHIARGYLTKWLSEALGAHILAKHISNTKNIEEILKILEEYIEYHVQATR, encoded by the coding sequence ATGGGTATGAGCAGTAAAAGGCTGTTAAAACTTTTAAGTAATGTTGGTACCGAACTCTCGTTTAATGATCTATTGACTATGAGTGGACTTTCTCCCTCAACATTACGTAAGTATATTAAAGAGTTAGTTGAGATGGGGTATATTGTTGAAAAGAATGGTAGGTATGTGATTTCAGAAAAAGCTAAACTTGTACTTGAAGGCGAGAAACTTGGACATAAAATCGTTAGTAGAGATGCGGCTTATCTGTTTACAGACGAGAAAGGATTGCCATTACCTCTTATGATTGATAGTGTCGAGAAGCTCTATATAGCGGTAAAATATGGATTTGTATCACCAGAAATCGTTGTAGAACATATAGCGAGAGGTTATTTAACTAAATGGCTTTCAGAAGCTCTTGGAGCTCATATACTAGCAAAACATATCTCAAATACTAAGAATATAGAGGAGATTCTAAAGATATTGGAAGAATATATCGAATACCATGTGCAGGCAACTAGATAG